The following proteins are co-located in the Candidatus Lokiarchaeota archaeon genome:
- a CDS encoding GNAT family N-acetyltransferase produces the protein MSEVTIRPPRSGEKAAAYSVYETGFPDFEMSFEGFSRSWDRCKISGDLEKLWKVAVVDDEIVGVAINLMLRSLGWGAIWELAVDPEMRNKGIGTQIVKESERTFLDLNPAITHFAIAPKTHRTKAISFVEGLGYGIQSLILQLEGPADTTAVEFDLEVGIARLEHIPLFIHLEPDTYWGYRNRKTWEYTIRGGRCYALTEPESNMVVGFMQLIPNQASNDTTTVSFSYKEGYGRDVIKSAMCEVQTDRVVFWIQDMHQEILDYLYAEGFARKDSEFLAKKRVMHDTG, from the coding sequence GTCCGAAGTCACAATTCGTCCACCGAGAAGCGGAGAGAAAGCTGCGGCCTATAGTGTATATGAAACAGGTTTTCCCGATTTTGAAATGAGCTTCGAAGGTTTTTCTCGATCGTGGGACCGCTGCAAGATTAGCGGCGATCTTGAGAAGTTGTGGAAAGTGGCGGTTGTAGATGACGAGATTGTAGGAGTTGCAATCAATCTCATGTTGCGAAGCCTTGGCTGGGGAGCGATATGGGAGCTTGCTGTAGACCCCGAGATGAGAAACAAAGGTATTGGGACTCAGATTGTCAAGGAATCGGAGAGAACCTTTCTGGACCTTAACCCAGCTATTACTCACTTCGCGATTGCCCCTAAGACACATCGAACGAAGGCTATCTCGTTTGTAGAGGGGCTTGGATATGGCATACAATCGCTCATTCTCCAGCTGGAAGGACCTGCTGATACTACTGCAGTAGAATTCGATCTCGAGGTGGGCATAGCACGGTTGGAGCACATTCCACTCTTCATCCACCTGGAGCCAGATACCTATTGGGGATATAGGAATCGAAAGACATGGGAGTATACCATTCGTGGAGGGCGCTGTTATGCTCTGACTGAGCCAGAAAGCAATATGGTGGTTGGTTTCATGCAACTCATACCCAATCAAGCCTCGAATGATACTACAACGGTATCATTCAGCTACAAAGAGGGTTATGGTAGAGATGTGATAAAAAGCGCCATGTGTGAAGTACAAACTGACAGGGTTGTATTCTGGATTCAAGATATGCATCAGGAAATCCTTGACTACCTCTATGCTGAAGGATTTGCTCGAAAAGACTCTGAGTTTCTGGCAAAAAAGCGCGTCATGCACGATACTGGATAA